DNA sequence from the Candidatus Methylacidiphilales bacterium genome:
ATAAAAAACCAATCAGATCTCCTTTGAGACTTGGAGTCTTAGTGGTTAATCAACTGCATCGTTCCAGCTTAGAGCCTATCCGGATAGGCTCAGGGCTTCTTCTGCGGGATGAGGCCCTTCTTTTCCAGTTTGTCCAGCTTGGGGGCGATGACGACCATGTTGTAGGGGTTCCGCATCCCCACGTTGGAGTAGTAGTCCTGGTGGTATTTTTCCGCAGGGTAGTAGGTTTTGAGCGGGACGATCTCGGTCACGATGGGCGACTTGAATTTGGCCTGCGCGGCCGCCTTGGAGGCTTCGGCTTCTTTTTGCTCGGCCTCGTTGCCGAAGAGGATGATGGAACGGTATTGGGGGCCGGAATCGGCGCCTTGGCGGTTCAAGGTGGTGGGGTCGTGGGCTTCCCAAAAGAGATCCAGGATCTTGCGATAGCTGATCTTGGCCGGGTCGTAGGTCAGGCGCACCACTTCGGCATGGCCGCCGTGTCCGGAACTGACTTCCTCGTAGGTGGGATTCACCGAGGTGCCACCGGCATAGCCGGATTCGGCGGAGAGGATGCCGGGCACGCGCTCATAGACGGCTTCGACGCACCAGAAGCAACCGCCGCCGATGACGGCTTGGGCTTGGGCCGGGGTGGGGGATGGACTGGTTGAGGAAGGGGCTGGGGTGGAGGCTGGGATGGGGGTGTTCATAAAAACGGAGAAGCTGAGTGTCAGGGCAAGGGTGGCCAGGGTTGAGCGACGGTTCATGAAGTTGGGAGTCGGCAGGGGCGGTTCTATTCCAAGGCGTTCTTGCCAGAACAACGATTTACCTCATGATTGTAGCATGAAATCGACAATGCGCGCGTGCCTTTATCCCGGTCTTTTCATCGTCTTGGCCGCCTGTTCCGGCCCCGGGGCGACCCACCAGACCAGCACCCCGCCGCCGCCCGTGCCTGCATCCACCGGATCGTCCCAGCCGGTGATTTATGACTCGCCCGGCGGCAGTTCCGCGCAGCCCGACAAGCTGCCCCTGCCCGCCGCCAACACATCTTCACCCACACCTTCGACTGCCCCAGCTTCAGCGGCCCCTTCGTCCGTCATTTCCTACACCGTGCTGCCGGGGGATTCCCTCTGGAAAATCGCCAACAAGCACCAGACCCGGGTCGCGCTCATCCGCGAAGCCAATCAATTGAAGGATGACATCATCCGCCCCGGCCAGGTCTTGCAGGTTCCCATTCCTTGAAAGCCCCGGCATTCGGGGTTTACATCGGCATCGACTATTCCGGCGCCGGATTGCCGGACTCGCCACAAAAAGGCATCCGCGTCTTCCAGGCCCGGGGCTCCGGCCCGGCCGTCGAAGTCCGCCCCCAGCCGCCCCCACGCGCCTGGTCCAGAAACGCCCTGCGTGCCTGGATCGACGAACAATTGGACACGGGGCCACGTTGCTTGATCGGCATCGACCATGCCTTCGGTTTTCCTCTGCCCGTTCTGAAAGCGCATGGCTTGAGCACCTACCGGCAGTTCCTCGACTTCGCCGTCAAACGGTGGCCCACCGACCGCAAAGGCGTGGCCGAGGCGCGAATCGACAAACCGACGCCGCCCGCCCGCGAAGGCTACCGCCTGTGCGATCGCTGGACGGCCTCGTCCAAGAGCCTCTTCCTCTTCGGAGTTCCCGGCAGCGTGGCCAGCTCGACCCTGGGCGGATTGCCCGGCTTGCAGGCACTGGGTCGGCGAAAAGACGTCCACCTCTGGCCCTTCGACGGCTGGGAGCCTGCGGACAACGGGCGGCATGTCGTGGCCGAGGTCTATCCTTCGCTTTGGCGGAGACGATTCGATCCGGGGGAAGCGGGCAAGCATTGGACCGGTGACCAACGCGACGCCTGGACCGTGGCCCGGTGGTTGCAACGGGCCGATCACCGGAGTTACCTGACTTCTTACTGGCGACCTCCGCTCTCGCCGGAGGAAAGCCGACAGGCCAGGCGGGAAGGCTGGATCCTCGGCGAGGTGTGACCGTTGCGCCGTAACGGATTCAATTCCTTAACCACAAAGACTCCAAGTCTCAAAGGAAATCCGCTTGGTTTTGACCAAAAAATCCACTCATCGCTCGGGTATTTGAAAAACGTCTCTGCCTCGCTCCCAATCTTGGTGTCTTGGGGTCTTGGTGGTTCAAAGGCATTTCCGGATAAGCTCTCATTTTTTGAACAGTTCAAGCGTTGGGGCGTGGGTTTTACGAGGGAAACACCTCTAAAGCTTTTACCTTCGGCCCCTTGTTGCGCTGGGAAAGCGGGGTGCGATTCTTGACCCGGAATCGGCTTCGACGACAATGCAGGCAATTCCAATGGAATGGCCGAGTTGAAGTGATGAAGCTTTCTCTTTTTTGTTTGGCCGCGTTGGCCGGGCTGGGGGTTTCCTGCAGTTCCGGGGCCAGTGCCGTGCGCAAGACGGTGGAATTCACCCACACCCAGGATGTGGGGTTTGGGAACGAAGTCTGTGTGATCGGCCCGCACC
Encoded proteins:
- the msrA gene encoding peptide-methionine (S)-S-oxide reductase MsrA; the protein is MNRRSTLATLALTLSFSVFMNTPIPASTPAPSSTSPSPTPAQAQAVIGGGCFWCVEAVYERVPGILSAESGYAGGTSVNPTYEEVSSGHGGHAEVVRLTYDPAKISYRKILDLFWEAHDPTTLNRQGADSGPQYRSIILFGNEAEQKEAEASKAAAQAKFKSPIVTEIVPLKTYYPAEKYHQDYYSNVGMRNPYNMVVIAPKLDKLEKKGLIPQKKP
- a CDS encoding LysM peptidoglycan-binding domain-containing protein, with protein sequence MKSTMRACLYPGLFIVLAACSGPGATHQTSTPPPPVPASTGSSQPVIYDSPGGSSAQPDKLPLPAANTSSPTPSTAPASAAPSSVISYTVLPGDSLWKIANKHQTRVALIREANQLKDDIIRPGQVLQVPIP